From the Chitinophaga lutea genome, one window contains:
- a CDS encoding DUF2147 domain-containing protein has product MKKAIAALLLLTAFPLLSFAQQADAVVGNWLNEEKDAKVQIYRSGDKYFGKLVWIARAFEDDGKTPRKDSKNADAGLRQRGLMNLVILSGFGYDDGEWTDGKIYDPKSGKTYSSKMKLSGRQLNIRGYVGVSMFGRTTVWTRAD; this is encoded by the coding sequence ATGAAAAAAGCGATCGCGGCCCTGTTGCTTTTAACTGCCTTCCCGTTGTTATCTTTCGCCCAGCAGGCGGATGCCGTGGTGGGCAACTGGCTCAACGAGGAAAAAGACGCCAAAGTGCAGATCTACCGCTCCGGCGATAAATACTTCGGGAAACTTGTATGGATAGCCCGCGCGTTTGAAGACGACGGCAAAACGCCCCGGAAAGACAGCAAAAACGCCGACGCCGGGTTACGCCAGCGGGGACTGATGAACCTCGTCATACTATCCGGCTTCGGATACGACGATGGCGAATGGACCGACGGCAAAATCTACGACCCCAAAAGCGGTAAAACCTACAGCAGCAAAATGAAGCTCAGCGGCCGGCAGCTGAACATCCGCGGATATGTGGGCGTGTCGATGTTCGGGCGAACCACGGTATGGACAAGGGCCGATTAA
- a CDS encoding DinB family protein yields MQPENLTVSAPGSSIVYLTRNYASYNHWANKTLVNWLRTKPSELLTREVPSSFPTIQLTLQHIWQTQRYWLGVLRQEENPHAEPFNGSLEEVLDGIVAHSEEMADYINGLAEDFVSAPLKVVNPWFECNFPGFDYVVQVMNHSTYHRGQIVTIGRNLGFTDAPMTDYNYYNIYGK; encoded by the coding sequence ATGCAACCTGAAAACTTAACTGTATCTGCCCCTGGCTCCTCCATCGTTTACCTGACGCGCAACTACGCGAGTTATAATCACTGGGCCAATAAAACCCTCGTCAACTGGCTGCGCACCAAACCCTCGGAGCTTCTTACCAGGGAAGTGCCTTCGAGCTTCCCTACCATCCAGCTCACCCTGCAGCACATCTGGCAAACGCAGCGCTACTGGCTGGGAGTGCTCCGCCAGGAAGAAAACCCGCATGCGGAGCCGTTCAACGGTTCGCTCGAAGAAGTGCTCGACGGCATCGTGGCGCATTCGGAAGAAATGGCGGATTATATCAACGGCCTCGCGGAAGACTTTGTCAGCGCCCCGCTGAAAGTGGTGAACCCCTGGTTCGAATGCAACTTCCCGGGTTTCGACTATGTGGTGCAGGTGATGAACCACAGTACTTATCACCGCGGACAGATCGTGACCATCGGGCGCAACCTCGGATTCACGGATGCACCCATGACGGATTACAACTACTATAACATCTACGGCAAATAA
- a CDS encoding alpha/beta hydrolase, translated as MKRMPHYCRTLLLAAAGLFNTMAALAFQTDTVETYSAAMKKNIKAVVIKPEGYNASKNYPVVYLLHGYSDNYAGWVKKATGVQEAADRYNMLIVCPDGGFSSWYWDSPADPAFQYETYVSKELVAWVDSHYKTIANRKGRAITGLSMGGHGALYLALRHQDVFGAAGSMSGGVDIRPFPNNWDMAKRLGTYAQQPARWESHTVINMLHLLTPNALALIIDCGTEDFFFKVNEKLHEELRYRNIPHDYYVRPGAHNWVYWTGAVQHQLLFMHNYFNAKP; from the coding sequence ATGAAACGGATGCCACATTATTGCAGGACGTTGTTGCTGGCCGCCGCAGGCCTCTTCAACACCATGGCCGCCCTGGCTTTTCAGACAGACACGGTGGAAACCTACAGCGCGGCAATGAAAAAAAATATCAAAGCCGTTGTGATCAAACCGGAAGGCTACAATGCCTCCAAAAATTACCCGGTGGTATACCTGTTGCACGGGTACAGCGACAACTATGCCGGCTGGGTGAAAAAAGCCACCGGTGTGCAGGAAGCGGCGGACCGGTACAACATGCTGATCGTTTGTCCCGACGGGGGCTTCAGCAGCTGGTACTGGGACAGTCCCGCAGATCCGGCCTTTCAATACGAAACCTATGTTTCAAAGGAGCTGGTGGCGTGGGTGGACAGTCATTACAAAACCATCGCCAATCGCAAAGGCAGGGCCATCACCGGTCTCAGTATGGGCGGCCACGGCGCGCTGTACCTGGCGCTCCGGCACCAGGATGTGTTCGGGGCGGCAGGCAGCATGAGCGGCGGGGTAGACATCCGGCCGTTCCCCAATAACTGGGACATGGCCAAACGCCTCGGCACATACGCCCAACAGCCCGCCCGCTGGGAGAGCCATACGGTCATCAATATGCTCCACCTGCTCACGCCCAATGCGCTGGCATTGATCATCGACTGCGGAACGGAGGACTTTTTCTTCAAGGTCAATGAAAAGCTGCACGAAGAACTGCGTTACCGCAACATCCCCCACGATTATTACGTTCGTCCCGGGGCGCATAACTGGGTATACTGGACCGGCGCGGTGCAGCACCAGCTGCTGTTCATGCATAACTATTTCAATGCGAAACCGTAG